One genomic segment of Methanothermococcus okinawensis IH1 includes these proteins:
- a CDS encoding GbsR/MarR family transcriptional regulator: MEELKKTMIELFSEIAKIHGLSKSVGEVYAVIYLADKPLCIDDIMNELGISKGNVSMNLNKLEKLGFIKKVWIKGERKNYYESIDGFSSIKDIAKKKYNIISKVYDKLIELKEKSDENEKELLSKKLRNIEKMRDISKKILDMLESVDME; this comes from the coding sequence AAAAAAAACAATGATAGAATTATTTTCAGAGATTGCAAAAATTCACGGACTTAGTAAGTCTGTTGGAGAAGTTTATGCAGTGATTTATTTAGCAGACAAACCCTTATGCATAGATGACATAATGAATGAGTTAGGCATAAGCAAGGGGAATGTCAGCATGAATTTAAATAAACTTGAAAAATTAGGATTTATAAAAAAAGTATGGATTAAAGGAGAAAGAAAAAACTATTATGAATCCATAGATGGGTTTTCTTCCATCAAAGACATAGCAAAGAAAAAATACAATATCATATCAAAAGTCTACGATAAATTGATAGAATTAAAAGAAAAATCCGATGAAAATGAGAAGGAGCTCCTATCTAAAAAACTCAGGAATATTGAAAAAATGAGGGATATTTCAAAAAAAATATTGGATATGCTTGAAAGTGTGGATATGGAATAA
- a CDS encoding efflux RND transporter permease subunit — MLEKILRRTARFSEKKPFVMVTIVLIITVLAGLAATNIKSQTSFEKMLPQDDPIIKTLYEVRDNFGGTDVITICIKLKPSDSFDKVNDIRDPRVLRYIKFLEEDLNGIDGITSINSPADIIIQKNGGKVPNDLNTVKEIYDSLPDKEKSRIFNSEYSMVTINAFTDAGGDQNKLLRVMDNVNERIDDSPTPPGVEVICTGTPPMRKLMDNLMKESQSFTTALGGIGVLLILFLYFRKPISAVMPLMPVIIAVIWTGGIMGIFGIPLDMATAGIGSLLLGMGIDYGIHLMHRYEEERKKKNEPMDKAIETAVVSTGTAVFATTATTVVGFLALVFAPLPMMANLGKVCALGIFFCMVSVITLLPALIIIEERYVMPFFKKIKNKR, encoded by the coding sequence ATGCTTGAAAAGATTTTAAGAAGAACTGCCCGTTTTTCAGAAAAAAAGCCTTTTGTAATGGTAACTATTGTCCTGATAATTACAGTTCTTGCGGGATTGGCTGCAACGAACATAAAATCCCAAACTTCATTTGAAAAAATGCTTCCACAGGATGACCCCATTATAAAAACGCTATATGAAGTTAGGGATAACTTTGGAGGGACCGATGTAATTACAATTTGTATAAAGTTAAAACCCTCAGACAGTTTTGATAAAGTAAATGATATACGAGACCCTCGAGTTTTGCGTTATATAAAATTCTTAGAAGAAGATTTAAATGGAATTGATGGAATTACAAGTATAAATTCGCCAGCAGATATAATTATTCAAAAAAACGGCGGAAAAGTTCCAAATGACCTAAATACTGTAAAAGAAATATATGACTCGCTACCTGATAAGGAGAAAAGCCGAATTTTTAATTCCGAATACTCTATGGTAACAATTAATGCATTTACCGATGCAGGAGGTGACCAAAACAAACTTTTGAGGGTAATGGATAATGTAAATGAAAGAATTGATGATTCTCCAACGCCCCCAGGTGTTGAGGTTATATGCACAGGAACCCCTCCAATGAGAAAATTGATGGATAATCTTATGAAAGAAAGTCAGTCATTTACAACAGCCCTTGGTGGTATTGGCGTATTGCTTATATTATTTTTGTATTTCAGAAAACCGATTTCCGCGGTTATGCCACTTATGCCAGTGATAATTGCGGTTATATGGACTGGGGGTATTATGGGAATATTTGGAATTCCATTGGATATGGCAACAGCAGGTATTGGCTCATTGCTTCTTGGTATGGGTATAGATTATGGTATTCACCTGATGCATAGATATGAAGAAGAGAGGAAAAAAAAGAATGAACCTATGGATAAAGCCATAGAAACAGCCGTTGTAAGCACTGGAACAGCAGTATTTGCTACAACAGCCACAACAGTAGTTGGTTTTCTTGCACTTGTATTTGCCCCCCTACCTATGATGGCTAATTTGGGAAAGGTGTGTGCTCTTGGTATATTCTTCTGTATGGTTTCTGTAATTACACTACTTCCAGCACTGATTATAATTGAAGAACGATATGTTATGCCATTTTTTAAAAAAATTAAAAATAAAAGGTAA